A window of the Scandinavium goeteborgense genome harbors these coding sequences:
- a CDS encoding helix-turn-helix domain-containing protein, with translation MEIKLHANATTTPRVRRYLQQSDKSDRELAKELGISVTTVRRWRNREQTGDKHTTPHVVHKVMRLEQVALVNALRDTLHAPLDELLFMVNAGLGITVSRATLNRYLRPAHQREKGGAQGKKALKAGAVPNTLTLHYRRLSMTMDDGGDHHLLWAREPLSGWCHARVYSGISLPLVENWFQETLTRCPADIQCLETEPVKWLEIDAPGIKVSRLPQVTASTITFTETLRTLVPAAMEPDALVQQLSVLWNTGKTQKKLGECTPQGFLQTHAAALRPR, from the coding sequence ATGGAAATTAAGCTGCATGCTAATGCCACCACTACGCCACGCGTGCGTCGCTACCTTCAGCAGTCTGATAAAAGCGACCGTGAGCTGGCAAAAGAGCTGGGTATTTCAGTGACCACCGTACGCCGCTGGCGCAATCGCGAGCAAACGGGAGACAAGCACACCACGCCGCATGTGGTACACAAAGTAATGAGACTTGAACAGGTGGCGCTGGTGAATGCGCTGCGCGATACCCTGCATGCGCCGCTGGATGAACTGCTGTTTATGGTTAACGCAGGCTTAGGCATTACGGTTTCTCGCGCCACGTTGAACCGTTATTTAAGGCCTGCGCATCAACGGGAAAAGGGCGGCGCACAGGGGAAAAAAGCGCTGAAGGCAGGTGCCGTACCGAATACGCTAACGCTGCATTATCGGCGGCTGTCGATGACCATGGACGACGGCGGCGATCATCATTTGCTGTGGGCGCGGGAACCGCTGAGCGGCTGGTGCCACGCCCGGGTCTATTCCGGCATCTCGTTACCGCTGGTTGAGAATTGGTTCCAGGAAACGCTGACGCGCTGTCCGGCTGATATTCAATGTCTTGAGACTGAGCCGGTAAAGTGGCTTGAGATTGACGCGCCGGGCATCAAAGTTTCCCGTCTGCCGCAGGTTACAGCGAGCACGATTACCTTTACGGAAACTCTGCGTACGCTGGTTCCTGCCGCGATGGAGCCGGATGCGCTGGTGCAGCAGCTGAGTGTGTTATGGAATACCGGGAAAACGCAGAAGAAACTGGGAGAATGTACGCCGCAGGGCTTTTTACAGACACACGCTGCGGCGTTAAGGCCTAGATAA
- the arsC gene encoding arsenate reductase (glutaredoxin) (This arsenate reductase requires both glutathione and glutaredoxin to convert arsenate to arsenite, after which the efflux transporter formed by ArsA and ArsB can extrude the arsenite from the cell, providing resistance.), whose protein sequence is MSHAVQIYHNPRCTKSRETLALLKDNGVEPDVVLYLDTPPDAATLKNLLKMLGMTSARELMRQKEDLYKELNLADSALSESALLEAMIAHPKLIERPIVVKEGQARIGRPPEQVLEII, encoded by the coding sequence ATGAGTCATGCGGTCCAGATTTACCACAACCCACGCTGTACCAAGAGCCGCGAAACCTTAGCGCTGCTGAAAGACAACGGCGTGGAGCCGGACGTGGTGCTGTATCTCGACACGCCGCCCGATGCAGCGACGCTGAAGAATCTGCTGAAAATGCTCGGTATGACCAGCGCCCGTGAGCTGATGCGTCAGAAAGAAGATCTCTATAAAGAGCTGAATCTGGCCGACAGCGCGCTGAGTGAAAGCGCACTGCTTGAGGCGATGATTGCCCATCCCAAGCTGATTGAACGCCCGATTGTGGTGAAAGAGGGTCAGGCGCGGATTGGCCGACCGCCGGAACAGGTGCTGGAAATTATCTAG
- the bepA gene encoding beta-barrel assembly-enhancing protease: protein MFRQLKKTLVATLIASLTLSQALPAFADSADTLPDMGTTAGSTLSIGQEMQMGDFYVRQLRGSAPLINDPLLVQYINGLGMRLVSHANSVRTPFHFFLINNDELNAFAFFGGNVVLHSALFRYADTESQLASVMAHEISHVTQRHLARAMEDQKRNAPLTWVGALGSILLAMASPQAGMAALTGTLAGTQQGLISFTRQNEEEADRIGIQVLQRSGFDPQGMPQFMDKLMDQSRYSSRPPEMLLTHPLPESRLSDARNRANQMRPVVVQSSEDFYMAKARTLGMYNNGQNQLSSDLLDSWSKGNIREQHAAQYGRALQAMEANNYVEASKQLQPLLTANPQNAWYLDLATDISLGQNKNAEAVNRLKAAKELRNSPVLQLNLANALLQSGNPAEAATLLNRYTFTYKDDVNGWDLLAQAEGKLGNRDQELAARAEGMALVGRLDQSISLLSNASAQVKLGSLQQARYDARIDQFRQLQETFKPYSKM, encoded by the coding sequence ATGTTCAGGCAGTTAAAAAAAACGCTGGTTGCGACTCTCATCGCGTCGTTGACCCTGAGCCAGGCCTTGCCTGCCTTTGCGGACTCCGCAGATACACTGCCGGATATGGGCACCACCGCAGGAAGCACGCTCTCTATCGGACAAGAGATGCAGATGGGCGATTTTTACGTGCGCCAGTTGCGCGGCAGTGCGCCGCTGATTAACGATCCGCTGCTGGTTCAATACATTAACGGTCTCGGGATGCGCCTGGTGTCTCACGCCAACTCGGTGCGTACACCGTTCCACTTCTTTTTAATTAACAACGATGAGCTGAACGCCTTCGCCTTCTTCGGCGGAAACGTGGTCCTGCACTCGGCGCTGTTCCGCTATGCCGACACCGAAAGCCAGCTGGCTTCCGTGATGGCGCACGAAATTTCGCACGTGACCCAACGTCACCTGGCCCGCGCAATGGAAGACCAGAAGCGTAACGCACCGCTGACCTGGGTGGGCGCGCTGGGGTCGATTCTGCTGGCGATGGCCAGCCCGCAGGCCGGGATGGCGGCGCTCACCGGTACGCTGGCGGGCACGCAGCAGGGCCTGATCAGCTTCACCCGTCAGAACGAAGAAGAAGCTGACCGCATCGGCATTCAGGTATTGCAGCGTTCCGGTTTCGATCCGCAGGGTATGCCGCAGTTTATGGACAAGCTGATGGATCAGTCGCGCTACTCTTCCAGACCACCCGAAATGCTGCTGACGCACCCCCTGCCGGAAAGCCGTCTGTCGGATGCTCGTAACCGCGCCAACCAGATGCGTCCAGTAGTGGTGCAGTCTTCCGAAGATTTCTACATGGCGAAGGCGCGTACGCTTGGCATGTATAACAACGGTCAGAACCAGCTCAGCAGCGACCTGCTCGACAGCTGGTCCAAAGGCAATATTCGCGAGCAGCACGCCGCGCAGTATGGCCGCGCCCTTCAGGCGATGGAGGCCAATAACTATGTTGAGGCCAGCAAGCAATTGCAGCCGCTGTTAACCGCCAATCCGCAGAACGCCTGGTATCTCGATCTGGCGACGGACATTTCCCTCGGCCAGAACAAAAACGCAGAAGCCGTTAACCGTCTGAAAGCGGCGAAAGAGTTACGCAACAGCCCGGTGCTACAGTTGAACCTGGCTAACGCCCTACTTCAGTCCGGCAACCCGGCGGAAGCGGCCACCCTGCTCAATCGCTACACCTTTACTTATAAAGACGATGTGAACGGTTGGGATTTGCTGGCCCAGGCGGAAGGGAAACTCGGCAATCGCGATCAGGAACTGGCAGCCCGGGCAGAAGGCATGGCCCTGGTCGGTCGACTCGATCAGTCGATTTCTCTGCTCAGCAACGCCAGCGCCCAGGTCAAACTCGGCAGTCTGCAGCAGGCACGGTATGACGCGCGCATTGACCAGTTCCGTCAGTTGCAGGAAACTTTCAAACCCTATTCAAAAATGTAA
- a CDS encoding AI-2E family transporter, which yields MLEMLMQWYRRRFSDPEAIALLVILLAGFGILFFFSGLLAPLLVAIVLAYLLEWPTVRLERIGCSRRWATSIVLVFFVGVVMLMAFVVMPVAWQQGINLIRDMPGMLNKLSDYAATLPRRYPALMDAGIIDAMAENIRSRMLTMGDSVVKYSLASLVGLLTLAVYLVLVPLMVFFLVKDKEQMLNAVRRVLPRNRGLAGQVWTEMNQQITNYIRGKVLEMIVVGVATWIGFLLFGLNYSLLLAVLVGVSVLIPYIGAFVVTIPVIGVALFQFGLGTEFWSLLAVYLIIQGLDGNLLVPVLFSEAVNLHPLVIILSVVIFGGLWGFWGVFFAIPLATLIKAVVHAWPDSPAVVEDME from the coding sequence ATGCTCGAAATGTTAATGCAGTGGTATCGTCGTCGTTTCAGCGATCCGGAAGCGATAGCGCTGCTGGTTATTCTCCTTGCCGGGTTCGGCATTCTCTTTTTCTTCAGCGGTCTGCTGGCACCTTTACTGGTCGCCATTGTGCTCGCGTATCTGCTCGAATGGCCGACCGTTCGCCTGGAGCGTATTGGCTGCTCGCGACGTTGGGCCACCTCAATTGTGCTGGTGTTCTTTGTCGGCGTTGTGATGCTGATGGCCTTTGTGGTGATGCCGGTCGCCTGGCAACAGGGCATTAATTTAATCCGCGATATGCCGGGGATGCTCAATAAGCTTTCTGATTATGCCGCCACGCTGCCGAGGCGTTATCCGGCGCTGATGGATGCCGGGATTATTGATGCGATGGCAGAAAACATCCGTAGCCGGATGCTGACGATGGGCGATTCGGTCGTGAAATACTCCCTCGCTTCGCTGGTGGGCCTGCTGACGCTGGCGGTTTATCTGGTGCTGGTGCCGCTAATGGTGTTCTTCCTCGTGAAGGACAAAGAGCAAATGCTCAATGCCGTTCGCCGCGTGCTGCCGCGCAATCGCGGGCTGGCAGGCCAGGTGTGGACGGAGATGAATCAGCAAATCACCAACTATATTCGCGGCAAAGTGCTGGAGATGATTGTTGTTGGCGTCGCCACCTGGATTGGCTTCCTGCTGTTCGGGCTGAACTATTCACTGCTGCTGGCGGTGCTGGTTGGCGTGTCGGTGCTGATTCCGTATATCGGCGCGTTCGTGGTGACCATTCCGGTGATTGGCGTGGCGCTGTTCCAGTTTGGTTTGGGCACCGAGTTCTGGAGCCTGTTGGCGGTGTACCTGATAATTCAGGGCCTCGACGGTAACCTGCTGGTGCCGGTGCTGTTCTCTGAAGCGGTAAACCTGCATCCGCTGGTGATCATCCTCTCCGTCGTCATTTTCGGCGGACTGTGGGGATTCTGGGGCGTGTTCTTCGCCATTCCGCTGGCGACGCTTATCAAAGCGGTGGTGCACGCCTGGCCGGATAGTCCGGCCGTCGTTGAGGATATGGAGTAA
- a CDS encoding sugar diacid recognition domain-containing protein, translating into MMRHNYLKDYTAQQIVQRAMRIIPYSVNVMDEHGVIIASGEPTRIQQRHEGAILALKENRVVEIDSATANQLKGVRPGINLPMSFNGQLIGVLGITGEPNKVRAYAELVKMASELIIEHMVLIEQKQWDKRYREELINKLIQHENTPDSLHSMASYLGIDLALPRVVMVIELRQPDREALRNLMDYFDNRARDHLVTFSDFNELIIIKPIVLKGGEWDVRQEMSALQSFKSWATSSGFSRIIIGGYFPGETGLHRSLQSARATQALVKRQKLKSQYVFYHDYALPALLGGVSESWQVQELSRLWLHLVENDAKGVLQHTLRTWFEQNCDLTQTANVLHIHVNTLRYRLQRCEDITQIKINELKDRLWLYIGMELQRESVGSHNLTSATGAKVR; encoded by the coding sequence ATGATGAGACACAATTATTTAAAGGACTATACCGCGCAGCAGATAGTGCAGCGTGCGATGAGGATTATTCCTTACTCGGTGAACGTGATGGATGAGCACGGCGTGATTATCGCCTCGGGCGAACCCACGCGGATCCAGCAGCGCCATGAAGGCGCCATTCTGGCGTTGAAAGAGAATCGGGTGGTGGAGATTGATTCCGCCACTGCCAATCAACTCAAAGGCGTGCGGCCGGGGATCAATCTCCCGATGTCGTTCAACGGGCAGCTGATTGGCGTGCTGGGTATTACCGGCGAGCCGAATAAGGTCCGGGCCTACGCGGAGCTGGTGAAGATGGCCTCGGAGTTGATCATCGAGCACATGGTGCTTATCGAGCAGAAACAGTGGGATAAGCGCTACCGCGAAGAGCTGATTAACAAGCTGATTCAACATGAAAATACGCCGGATTCCCTGCACTCGATGGCGTCATACCTCGGGATCGATCTGGCGTTGCCACGGGTGGTGATGGTGATTGAGCTGCGCCAGCCGGATCGCGAAGCGCTGCGTAATCTGATGGATTATTTCGACAACCGCGCCCGCGATCATCTGGTGACATTCAGCGATTTCAATGAGCTGATTATCATCAAGCCGATTGTGCTGAAGGGCGGAGAATGGGATGTGCGCCAGGAGATGAGCGCCTTGCAGAGCTTTAAATCCTGGGCGACGTCGTCTGGTTTTAGCCGCATCATCATCGGCGGTTATTTCCCCGGGGAAACCGGGCTGCATCGTTCGTTGCAGTCGGCCCGGGCAACCCAGGCGCTGGTGAAGCGACAGAAACTTAAAAGCCAGTATGTTTTCTATCACGATTACGCGCTGCCTGCGCTGCTGGGCGGGGTGTCGGAAAGCTGGCAGGTGCAGGAGTTGTCGCGCCTGTGGCTGCATCTGGTTGAAAACGATGCCAAAGGCGTTTTGCAGCACACCCTGCGCACATGGTTTGAACAGAACTGTGACCTTACTCAAACCGCCAATGTCCTGCACATTCACGTCAATACGTTGCGCTATCGCCTTCAGCGCTGTGAGGATATTACTCAGATAAAAATCAATGAGTTGAAAGATAGGCTCTGGCTGTATATCGGCATGGAGCTGCAGCGTGAATCTGTCGGATCCCACAATTTAACCTCCGCGACAGGGGCGAAAGTTCGTTAG
- a CDS encoding GntP family permease has protein sequence MTSISALGAIAALVVAIILILRKVSPAYGMMVGALVGGLVGGADLLQTVTLMVTGAQGITNAVLRILAAGVLAGVLIESGAANTIAETVVKKVGETRALLALAIATMCLTAVGVFVDVAVITVAPIALSIARRAKLSKTAILLAMIGGGKAGNVMSPNPNAIAAADNFHVPLTSVMLAGVIPGLFGLALAYFLAKRLSKKGSPVTEEEVISHGDTRGQPGFMVSISAPLVAIVLLSLRPIAGIAIDPLIALPLGGLVGALLMGRIKESNHFMTAGLARMAPVAIMLLGTGTLAGIIANSELKDVLIHGLTASGLPAYLLAPISGSIMSMATASTTAGTAVASGVFAPTLLELGVSALAGAAMIHAGATVLDHLPHGSFFHATGGSVSMIIRERLKLMPYETLVGLAITIVSTLMFGVFGLAG, from the coding sequence ATGACGTCGATATCCGCATTAGGGGCCATAGCCGCACTGGTCGTGGCCATCATTTTGATTCTGAGAAAGGTTTCCCCCGCCTACGGCATGATGGTCGGGGCGTTGGTCGGTGGTCTGGTGGGTGGCGCAGATTTGCTGCAAACCGTGACCCTGATGGTCACCGGCGCGCAGGGCATCACCAACGCTGTGCTGCGTATTCTGGCCGCTGGAGTGCTGGCGGGCGTGCTGATTGAATCCGGCGCGGCGAACACCATTGCCGAAACGGTAGTGAAAAAGGTCGGTGAAACCCGGGCGCTGCTGGCGCTAGCGATTGCCACGATGTGCCTGACGGCGGTAGGCGTATTTGTTGATGTGGCGGTGATTACCGTGGCACCGATTGCCTTGTCGATTGCCCGTCGCGCAAAGCTTTCGAAAACCGCAATTTTGCTGGCGATGATCGGCGGCGGTAAGGCCGGTAACGTGATGTCGCCGAACCCGAACGCCATTGCCGCTGCCGATAACTTCCACGTACCACTGACGTCGGTAATGCTCGCCGGTGTGATCCCCGGTCTGTTTGGCCTGGCGCTGGCGTACTTCCTGGCAAAAAGACTGAGCAAAAAGGGCAGTCCGGTCACCGAAGAAGAAGTGATTTCTCATGGCGATACCCGCGGCCAGCCGGGGTTCATGGTGTCCATCAGCGCCCCGCTGGTGGCCATTGTGCTGCTGTCGCTGCGGCCCATTGCCGGGATTGCTATCGACCCGCTGATTGCCTTACCGCTCGGTGGGCTGGTGGGCGCGCTGTTAATGGGACGCATTAAAGAGAGCAATCACTTTATGACCGCCGGGCTGGCGCGGATGGCGCCCGTCGCCATTATGCTGCTGGGCACCGGGACGCTGGCGGGGATCATCGCCAACTCGGAACTGAAAGATGTGCTTATTCACGGCCTGACGGCGTCGGGTCTACCGGCCTATCTGCTGGCACCGATTTCCGGGTCCATTATGTCGATGGCAACCGCCTCGACGACGGCGGGCACTGCGGTGGCATCAGGCGTATTTGCGCCAACGCTGCTGGAGCTGGGCGTTTCCGCTCTGGCCGGGGCCGCGATGATCCACGCGGGTGCCACGGTGCTCGATCATCTGCCGCATGGCAGCTTCTTCCACGCCACCGGCGGCAGCGTCAGCATGATTATTCGCGAACGTTTGAAGCTGATGCCGTATGAAACGCTGGTCGGTCTGGCCATCACTATTGTCTCGACCCTGATGTTTGGCGTATTTGGACTCGCAGGATAA
- a CDS encoding glycerate kinase, translating into MKIVIAPDSFKESLSAMAVATAIEQGFRQIYPDAQYVKVPMADGGEGTVESMVEASGGRYQTQQVIGPLGQPVQARWGLMGDGETAIIEMASASGLHHVPVAQRNPLQTTSYGTGELILAALECGVTRIILGIGGSATNDGGAGMMQALGARLRDVQGHELAHCGGALSELASIDLSGCHPKLKDVTITVACDVNNPLCGPQGASAIFGPQKGATPEMIETLDAALAQWGALIQQQTGREVLNAPGAGAAGGMGSALLGLLNAQLRAGVEIVVEALRLEQAVKDADLVITGEGRLDSQSIFGKTPIGVARVAKLHHKPVIALAGGLKSCHGVVYEHGIDAAFSILTQVVTLPEALDAAEENLRITARNVASVWKMAGH; encoded by the coding sequence ATGAAAATCGTAATTGCACCTGATTCATTCAAGGAAAGTTTGTCAGCGATGGCGGTAGCGACCGCCATTGAACAGGGATTTCGCCAGATTTACCCGGACGCACAGTACGTTAAAGTGCCGATGGCTGATGGCGGCGAAGGCACGGTGGAATCGATGGTGGAAGCGAGCGGCGGCCGCTACCAGACTCAACAGGTTATCGGTCCATTAGGCCAGCCGGTGCAGGCGCGCTGGGGTCTGATGGGCGATGGCGAAACGGCGATCATAGAAATGGCGTCTGCGTCGGGTCTGCATCATGTCCCTGTGGCGCAGCGGAATCCGTTACAGACCACCAGTTATGGCACCGGGGAGCTGATCCTCGCGGCGCTGGAGTGCGGCGTGACGCGCATTATTCTGGGGATTGGCGGCAGCGCTACCAACGACGGCGGGGCAGGGATGATGCAGGCGTTAGGAGCCCGCTTGCGTGATGTGCAGGGGCATGAGCTGGCGCACTGTGGTGGCGCGCTGAGTGAGCTGGCGAGCATCGACCTGAGCGGCTGTCATCCAAAATTGAAAGACGTGACCATCACCGTTGCCTGCGATGTGAATAATCCACTCTGCGGTCCGCAGGGCGCGTCGGCGATTTTCGGCCCACAGAAAGGGGCAACGCCGGAGATGATTGAAACGCTGGACGCCGCGCTGGCACAGTGGGGCGCACTCATCCAACAGCAGACCGGTCGCGAGGTGCTCAACGCGCCGGGTGCCGGTGCGGCGGGCGGTATGGGCAGTGCGCTGCTGGGGCTGTTAAATGCTCAACTACGTGCAGGTGTGGAAATCGTGGTGGAAGCGCTTAGGCTCGAACAGGCGGTGAAAGACGCGGACCTGGTGATTACCGGGGAAGGGCGGCTCGACAGCCAGAGCATCTTCGGGAAAACGCCGATTGGCGTGGCGAGAGTGGCCAAGCTGCACCATAAACCGGTTATCGCGCTGGCGGGCGGCCTGAAAAGCTGTCACGGGGTGGTGTACGAGCACGGAATTGACGCGGCGTTTTCGATTCTGACTCAGGTGGTAACGCTGCCGGAAGCACTGGATGCGGCGGAAGAAAACTTGCGGATAACGGCGCGCAACGTGGCGTCGGTGTGGAAAATGGCAGGGCATTGA
- the bcp gene encoding thioredoxin-dependent thiol peroxidase, which produces MTPLKAGDIAPKFSLPDQDGEQVNLTDFQGQRVLVYFYPKAMTPGCTVQACGLRDNMDELKKAGVDVLGISTDKPEKLSRFAEKEVLNFTLLSDEDHQVCEQFGIWGEKTFMGKTYDGIHRTSFLIDGDGKVQHVFDDFKTSNHHDVVLNWLKENA; this is translated from the coding sequence ATGACCCCACTGAAAGCCGGTGACATCGCACCGAAATTTAGCTTGCCCGATCAAGACGGTGAGCAAGTAAATTTAACCGACTTCCAGGGACAGCGTGTTCTGGTTTATTTCTACCCGAAAGCCATGACGCCTGGCTGCACCGTGCAGGCCTGCGGCTTACGCGACAATATGGATGAGTTAAAAAAAGCGGGTGTTGACGTGCTGGGTATCAGTACGGATAAACCGGAAAAGCTCTCCCGTTTCGCTGAAAAAGAAGTGCTGAATTTTACCCTGCTCTCTGACGAAGACCATCAGGTCTGCGAACAGTTTGGTATCTGGGGCGAGAAAACCTTCATGGGCAAAACCTACGATGGTATTCACCGCACCAGCTTCCTGATCGACGGCGACGGCAAAGTCCAGCACGTGTTCGACGACTTCAAAACCAGCAATCACCACGACGTGGTGCTGAACTGGCTGAAAGAGAACGCCTGA
- a CDS encoding glycine cleavage system transcriptional repressor yields MTASLHHYLVITALGADRPGIVNTITRHVSSCGCNIEDSRLAMLGDEFTFIMLLSGTWNAITLIESTLPLKGAELDLLIVMKRTSAQPRPAQPLTVVVQVEVPDSPHIIERFTGLLDSHGMNIAELVSRIQPGDSAASPQLFIQVTAHSPASQNAAKIEQAFKDLCTELKAQGSINIVNYSQHDEQDGVS; encoded by the coding sequence TTGACAGCCTCCCTACATCACTATTTGGTGATTACTGCCTTGGGTGCCGATCGCCCTGGCATCGTAAACACCATCACGCGTCACGTCAGTAGCTGTGGCTGTAATATTGAGGACAGCCGCCTGGCGATGCTCGGCGATGAATTTACGTTTATTATGCTGCTCTCCGGCACCTGGAATGCCATTACCCTGATTGAATCGACGTTGCCGTTAAAAGGGGCGGAGCTGGATTTACTGATTGTGATGAAGCGCACCTCGGCGCAGCCGCGCCCGGCGCAACCTTTAACCGTCGTAGTACAGGTTGAAGTGCCTGATTCACCGCATATTATCGAGCGATTTACCGGCTTATTAGACTCGCATGGCATGAACATCGCCGAGCTGGTTTCCCGTATTCAGCCCGGTGACAGTGCGGCTTCTCCGCAGCTCTTTATTCAGGTGACGGCCCACAGTCCGGCATCGCAAAATGCGGCAAAGATCGAACAAGCGTTTAAAGACCTGTGTACAGAACTGAAAGCGCAAGGCAGTATAAACATCGTCAATTATTCACAGCATGATGAACAAGATGGAGTTTCGTAA
- the dapA gene encoding 4-hydroxy-tetrahydrodipicolinate synthase has product MFTGSIVALVTPMDEKGQVDRSSLKKLIDYHVASGTSAIVSVGTTGESATLSHDEHGDVVMMTVELADGRIPVIAGTGANATAEAISLTQRFNNSGIVGCLTVTPYYNRPTQEGLFQHFKAIAEHTDLPQILYNVPSRTGCDMLPETVGRLAQVKNIIAIKEATGNLSRVHQIKELVSDDFILLSGDDATALDFMQLGGHGVISVTTNVAAREMAEMCKLAADGCFAEARAINQRLMPLHNKLFVEPNPIPVKWACKELGLVATDTLRLPMTPITAHGRDEVASALKHAGLL; this is encoded by the coding sequence ATGTTCACGGGAAGTATTGTAGCGCTTGTCACGCCGATGGATGAAAAAGGTCAGGTCGACCGCTCCAGCCTGAAAAAACTGATTGATTACCATGTCGCCAGCGGAACCTCGGCGATTGTTTCGGTAGGAACTACCGGTGAGTCTGCCACCCTGAGCCACGATGAGCACGGTGATGTGGTGATGATGACTGTTGAACTCGCCGACGGCCGTATTCCGGTGATTGCAGGCACGGGGGCAAATGCCACCGCAGAGGCCATCAGCCTGACCCAGCGCTTCAATAACAGCGGTATCGTTGGTTGTCTGACGGTAACGCCGTACTACAACCGTCCGACTCAGGAAGGTCTGTTCCAGCATTTCAAAGCGATTGCCGAACATACTGATTTGCCACAAATTCTGTATAATGTGCCGTCCCGTACCGGTTGCGATATGCTGCCGGAAACCGTGGGACGCCTGGCACAAGTCAAAAATATTATCGCTATTAAGGAAGCCACCGGGAACTTAAGTCGCGTTCACCAGATCAAAGAGCTGGTTTCTGATGACTTTATTCTGCTGAGTGGTGATGATGCCACTGCGCTGGACTTCATGCAGCTGGGTGGTCACGGTGTTATTTCCGTGACGACTAACGTAGCCGCGCGCGAAATGGCAGAAATGTGTAAACTGGCCGCCGACGGGTGCTTTGCTGAAGCCCGTGCGATTAACCAGCGTCTGATGCCGTTGCACAATAAATTATTTGTCGAACCCAATCCTATCCCGGTTAAATGGGCTTGTAAGGAATTGGGTCTTGTGGCGACCGATACGCTGCGCCTGCCAATGACCCCGATCACCGCCCATGGCCGTGACGAGGTGGCATCCGCGCTGAAGCATGCCGGTCTGCTGTAA
- the bamC gene encoding outer membrane protein assembly factor BamC, giving the protein MAYSVQKSQLAKVAGVSLVLLLAACSSDSRYKRQVSGDEAYLEAPPLSELHAPAGMILPVENGEYNIPVARGDGATGKALDIRPPAQPLALVSGARTQFTGDTATLMVESGRSGNLWPQVVSIVQDKNYTIDKRDDATQTLTTDWVQWNRLDEDQQYRGRYQVSVKPQGYQQAVVVKLLNLEQAGKPVADAASLQRYSAEMLNVISAGLDKNATSAQNAAQSRDGATFDVQSAADDTGLPMLVVRGPFNQVWQKLPAALEKAGMKVTDSTRSQGSMNVTYKPLSDSSWRDLGASDPGLSSGDYKLQVGDLDNRSSMQFIDPKGHTLTQSQNDALVAVFQAAFK; this is encoded by the coding sequence ATGGCTTACTCAGTACAGAAGTCGCAGCTGGCGAAAGTTGCGGGTGTTTCGCTTGTTCTGCTCCTCGCAGCCTGTAGCTCAGATTCGCGCTACAAGCGCCAGGTGAGCGGTGATGAAGCCTATCTGGAAGCGCCGCCGCTTTCTGAACTTCATGCACCGGCCGGGATGATCCTGCCGGTCGAAAATGGCGAATACAACATCCCTGTGGCCCGCGGTGACGGCGCAACGGGTAAAGCACTGGACATTCGTCCGCCTGCACAGCCGTTAGCCCTGGTTTCAGGCGCGCGCACCCAGTTTACGGGTGACACCGCCACGCTGATGGTCGAAAGTGGCCGTAGCGGAAATCTGTGGCCGCAGGTTGTGAGCATCGTTCAGGATAAAAACTACACCATCGACAAGCGCGATGATGCGACGCAGACGCTGACCACCGATTGGGTCCAGTGGAACCGTCTGGACGAAGATCAGCAGTACCGTGGCCGCTATCAGGTCTCTGTTAAACCGCAGGGCTATCAACAAGCCGTGGTGGTGAAACTGCTGAATCTGGAACAGGCGGGCAAACCGGTTGCCGATGCTGCATCCCTGCAGCGTTACAGCGCCGAAATGCTGAACGTGATTTCTGCAGGTCTGGATAAAAACGCGACCAGCGCACAGAACGCCGCGCAGAGCCGCGACGGTGCAACCTTCGACGTACAAAGCGCGGCAGATGATACTGGCCTGCCAATGCTGGTTGTACGTGGTCCGTTCAACCAGGTGTGGCAGAAACTGCCGGCAGCACTGGAAAAAGCAGGCATGAAAGTGACCGACAGCACCCGTTCACAGGGCAGCATGAACGTCACCTACAAACCGCTTTCTGACAGCAGCTGGCGTGACCTTGGCGCAAGTGACCCGGGCCTGAGCTCTGGTGACTATAAGCTCCAGGTTGGCGACCTCGATAACCGCAGCAGCATGCAGTTCATCGATCCGAAAGGACATACGCTGACCCAGTCGCAAAACGACGCGCTGGTAGCCGTATTCCAGGCCGCATTTAAGTAA